The segment ATCTTCTGTAAACAGGTTTACAATTCGAAAACCATTTCCTGCACTGAAACGAAATACCTGGTGATTGTTATTATTCCACTTCACGGCTAATCTTGGCGAAACAATTCCTCCCTGTACATTCGTTAACTCATAACGCACACCTGCAAGCATTGTCCATCGATCATTGAATTTTAATTCATCCTGCACAAACAAGCCTTGCAGCTTTTGAACAGATGGTTGTGTGGTTACACCATCCGGCTTTGCAGTTGCGACTGTATTGTCATCATACCAAATAAACCGATAAGGTAAACCTGCAGAAATACTATGCTTCCCAATATCTTTATTCCAGCGAAGTTGAGCAAACGCACTGTGTTGCTTTGCCATGTACGGTATCTTTCCATAATAGGAATCCTGCTGATGAAAGTTATATGAATACTCCAGCAGTAATTGTTCTTTCCCTGCTTTAATACCATAATTGCCGATCAGCTCCATGCGCTTGGTATAAATACTTTCACCATAAACACTATCACTTCCTCTCCATGTTTTATTCCATTGCATTTCACCACCCCATCGATCTTCGGTTAATAAACGAACTGCAAACTGGAAGGGAAGTTTATTCTTACGATCAAAGCTCCACTTGTTAAACAGGGATATGCGTTTCTGTAATGTTACATCAGTGAAATTATCCTGGTTCACATCGTAACGTTTGCCAAAGTTGAACATGTTTACACCCAACAATGAATAAGCTTTCCCGAGTTTGAACTTTGCACTGACATCCGCATTTACTTCATCATAAGAAGTAGCATATACATCAGCATGAAACAAAGCAGCAGAGCCGGGATCTTTGGTGATGATATTGATCAAACCTGCAACTGCTTCGCTGCCATACAAAGTAGATGAAGGGCCTTTTACAATTTCAATACGCTTGATCAGATTAGCAGGTATACCGGAAAAGCCATACACCGTTGCAAGATTACTCACAACCGGCATCCCATCGATCAAGACCATTGTGTAAGGTCCTTCCATACCATTGATATGAATATCGCCTGTGTTACACACATTGCAATTCAACTGCGGCTGCACTCCATTTACAATAGATAATGCTTCAAACACTGTGGCACTTGCATTCTTCTTAAAGAATTTGGCGGAATAAGATTCAACTGCAATCGGACTGTTTGATTTCCTGATCTCTCTTAATGTACCGCTGATCACCACCTCCTCTAACGATTTCGTTGCCGGTTGCAATTGAACAGAGATCATTTTGGTTGATGGACTGACCGTAACCGTATCACTAAAATATCCTATGGCAGAAATAACGATCGTATCTCCATTTGATACTGTGACTGAAAACTCCCCCCGATGATCGCTCAGCACCGATTGACTGGTTTGCAGATTACGAACCGTTGCATGCTTTACCCGTTCTTCCGAACGCAGGTCGATCACCTCCCCCTTTACAGAAACGGTCTGACCATTCACCACGGCCGCCATCAACATCAACCCCACAAAAATTACACCCCTCATAATTATTTTTTAGACTTGTCTAAATTTATATTTAGACAAATTTAGAAATTCTTTTCATATAGTCAAATTAAATTAGCTGAAAAGCTACCGGGTGTGAGTGAAAACAAGAAAGCCTGCTCCAATGGAACAGGCTTTTAAAATTATTTGCAACAATCCTTTTTTCGGAATAAGGAAAGGAGAAACAGTAAGATGGGTTTGATCAGCTTCATTTCAGTGCATTTAAAAAATAATGTTCAAGACTGATGAATACCGAGCGTTTGGCCATACGGTGAGCATCCCCGGTCAACTGGTAACGGGCACCTACATTAAAACGGGTGCTGCTGTTAAAGATCAACTGAACAGCAGGGGCAATATCAATAAACCCGGCTTTTATATCTGTACTTTGTTGCGCCAGGAACTCACAGTATAAATTGAGATTTGTTTGCTTATAGTTTTCGTATTTGCGTGGAAACAACAAATAACCCATCGACAAATTGTATTGTAATGCCTGGTTTGAAAAAGGAATTCCCAAATCCAATTTATCTGCTTTTTCTA is part of the Lacibacter sediminis genome and harbors:
- a CDS encoding TonB-dependent receptor; the protein is MRGVIFVGLMLMAAVVNGQTVSVKGEVIDLRSEERVKHATVRNLQTSQSVLSDHRGEFSVTVSNGDTIVISAIGYFSDTVTVSPSTKMISVQLQPATKSLEEVVISGTLREIRKSNSPIAVESYSAKFFKKNASATVFEALSIVNGVQPQLNCNVCNTGDIHINGMEGPYTMVLIDGMPVVSNLATVYGFSGIPANLIKRIEIVKGPSSTLYGSEAVAGLINIITKDPGSAALFHADVYATSYDEVNADVSAKFKLGKAYSLLGVNMFNFGKRYDVNQDNFTDVTLQKRISLFNKWSFDRKNKLPFQFAVRLLTEDRWGGEMQWNKTWRGSDSVYGESIYTKRMELIGNYGIKAGKEQLLLEYSYNFHQQDSYYGKIPYMAKQHSAFAQLRWNKDIGKHSISAGLPYRFIWYDDNTVATAKPDGVTTQPSVQKLQGLFVQDELKFNDRWTMLAGVRYELTNVQGGIVSPRLAVKWNNNNHQVFRFSAGNGFRIVNLFTEDHAALSGAREVVIAESLNPERSWNGNVNYTGTFTPSFGFITLDATLFYTYFTNKIIPDYDTDPQKIIYKNIDGYAVSKGFTLNTDFAFKNRLKIIAGITLMDVFTKEENQDGIVEKQQQLFAPKFSGNYAVSYTFPKWKLAVDLTGKVFGPQRLPVVPNDFRPEYSPWFTLANLQLTQRIGKKVELYGGVKNLLNFMPNDPILRPEDPFDKRVNDVVNNPNGYTFDPSYNYAPLSGRRAFLGVRVNIE